In Candidatus Brocadia sp., the following proteins share a genomic window:
- a CDS encoding PAS domain S-box protein has product MKFMIIDNHRDDRERIKQVLQKEFYGLEFLEVVRREDFDEAIVRGYSDVVLTDYLLDWADGLWILRIMKERFSDIPVIMVTDTGNEEIAVAGMKSGLSDYVLKRNLYRLPVAVKESLEKITLSRKCDEANKQLKASEERGHDISKYSSDFAYDFRVETGGSLVCECVTEAFVYTTGYTPKELDERGGLISLIHPADMPIFLQHRDSLFSGRSNISEFRIITKSGEIRWLRDYAQPVWSETHGRTIHIYGTAQNITGYKQYAETLRDVETKYRNLIETAHDAIFIADAESGRIIDTNKRAENLLGYSREEIVGMHQTQLHPKEEVMHYAKIFEEHVSGSMAFIKDLYACHKNGRKIPIEINASVALLGDKKIVQCVFKDITERRQAEECIRLYAEILNNIQIGLVAWHLENIDDIQTCKLIAANTAAAQFTGVAMGGLIGKTMAESFPALMKTEVPKVYAEVIRSGKIRELKENHFVDTGNFKSVLSVKAFPLSNNCVGVAFVDITESERIHEEVKIFKMLFSEVRDLAYICDTQGNILYVNKIFEKFTGHKPEEFIGRSFSPLFDEENLKKAMDAHTKTVKGESLQFELYFKNTGIVCEYRNFHLRDGKGNIIRTIGIARDITDRKKAEEELKKYKILFTEIRDLAYICDTKGNILFVNKIFEKLTGHKSEKFLGKPFSPLFDEKNLKNALDVYTRTVKGESPQFELSFKDTGIVCEYKNLPLRDEQGNIVGVIGVARDVTERKRAEKALHESHERLTSILDSLNALVYVADMKTYEILYANKCLRDIFGDVTGKICWQTFQANQPHQCGFCTNDKLLDANGNPAGIYSWEFQNTVNGRWYTISNKAIKWIDDRIVRLEIATDITTHKHVEEALREANQTLQALIQASPLAIIARDPQGNVTMWNLAAERMFGWSKQEVLGHILPYVPEDRQEEFSALREKILKGESFTGIEVRGRRRNDSPIDIGISAAPLRNGQGNVCGIMEVVADITEHKRTMAIDALLHEIDQLVLQGQTLDFILPYVCTHLVDIFVYPLIWIGMKEPDGTVSISAKAGTHTNYLHGLKVLWDNTPDGYCTMGLSIRSKKTQTSSNTQEPAIKRCLECASRYGFQSFAAVPLLVNDKILGILSLYDLKPNAFDRETIRILENLAARISVTLLIAMDQQQLRLQGIAMESVANAVFITDCDGCIKWVNSAFTMLSGYTAGEVSGKTPRLFKSGKHDSSFYQQVWQTILTGKVWRGEIVNRRKDGDLYTVNQTITPLPDAQGKVCHFVAIHEDISEKKEAEERILYMAHYDALTNLPNRILFRDHLELELAHAHRSGRMVAVMFLDLDRFKIINDTLGHAFGDQLLRAVAERLRACVREGDTVSRLGGDEFTFIIPDIANSQDTVLIAQKILNAMSRSFQVEGHEVHVTPSIGIALYPSDADDAGSLIKKADTAMYHAKEHGKNTFQFYRDDMNVSNFERLTLENGLRKALEKGELLVYYQPLIDQNTGQIISMEALARWQHPDLGMIYPTKFIPIAEETGLIVPIGEWVLMKACAQTRTWHDAGFHTLRVTVNLSARQFKQQNLVSTIIQVLQKTGLDPHYLELELTEGIVMQNDVAILLALRELKALGILLSIDDFGTQYSSLSYLKRFPIDTLKIDRSFVHDITTNPDDAAIVTAIIAIAESLKLKVVAEGVENKEQAAFLHKLRCDNIQGYVYSHPLPAGDVEHLLQKGYNAEYQNR; this is encoded by the coding sequence ATGAAATTCATGATCATCGATAATCACCGGGATGACCGCGAACGGATTAAGCAGGTACTCCAAAAAGAATTTTACGGATTAGAGTTTTTGGAAGTGGTAAGGCGAGAAGATTTTGATGAGGCAATCGTTCGGGGCTACTCCGATGTGGTGCTCACCGACTACCTCCTGGACTGGGCAGACGGTTTATGGATTCTCAGGATAATGAAAGAGCGGTTTTCTGACATACCCGTGATCATGGTTACTGATACCGGTAACGAAGAAATTGCCGTGGCGGGGATGAAGTCCGGTTTGAGTGACTATGTTCTCAAGAGGAATTTGTACCGTTTGCCTGTTGCCGTAAAGGAAAGCCTTGAGAAAATTACCCTGAGCAGGAAGTGTGATGAGGCCAACAAGCAATTGAAGGCTTCTGAAGAACGCGGCCATGACATCTCCAAATACAGCTCCGACTTTGCATACGACTTCCGCGTTGAGACTGGCGGCTCACTTGTATGCGAATGCGTGACTGAAGCCTTTGTTTATACCACCGGGTATACACCGAAAGAACTGGACGAGCGCGGCGGTTTGATTAGCCTCATTCATCCTGCAGATATGCCTATCTTCTTACAGCACCGCGATAGCCTGTTTTCTGGTCGGTCTAACATCAGTGAATTTCGTATCATCACGAAAAGCGGTGAGATACGATGGTTGCGTGATTATGCTCAACCCGTATGGAGCGAGACACACGGCCGAACTATCCACATCTATGGCACAGCGCAGAATATTACAGGATATAAGCAGTATGCGGAAACATTACGAGACGTTGAAACAAAATACCGAAATCTCATCGAAACTGCTCATGATGCTATTTTTATAGCCGATGCAGAATCCGGAAGAATTATCGATACCAATAAAAGGGCAGAAAACTTGCTTGGGTATTCTCGCGAAGAGATTGTCGGCATGCATCAAACACAACTTCATCCTAAAGAAGAAGTAATGCATTATGCGAAGATCTTTGAAGAACACGTTAGCGGGAGTATGGCTTTTATTAAAGACCTGTACGCTTGTCATAAAAATGGTCGTAAAATACCTATTGAAATAAATGCCAGTGTTGCGCTTTTAGGTGATAAGAAGATCGTTCAGTGTGTTTTTAAAGACATTACCGAACGCAGGCAAGCCGAAGAGTGTATTCGACTCTATGCAGAAATCTTGAATAATATCCAGATTGGCCTGGTCGCCTGGCATCTGGAAAATATTGACGATATACAAACCTGCAAACTTATCGCCGCCAATACTGCCGCGGCGCAATTTACCGGCGTGGCAATGGGGGGGCTTATTGGAAAGACTATGGCTGAGAGTTTTCCTGCCCTTATGAAGACAGAAGTCCCAAAGGTATATGCCGAAGTTATCCGTTCCGGGAAAATAAGAGAATTAAAAGAAAACCATTTTGTCGATACGGGTAATTTTAAAAGTGTCTTATCCGTTAAGGCCTTTCCCCTTTCGAATAACTGTGTGGGTGTCGCATTTGTGGATATAACCGAAAGCGAGAGGATTCATGAAGAAGTGAAAATATTTAAGATGCTCTTCTCGGAGGTAAGAGACCTCGCGTACATTTGCGATACGCAGGGTAACATCCTATATGTAAATAAGATATTTGAAAAATTTACTGGCCATAAACCAGAAGAATTTATAGGAAGGTCATTCTCGCCTCTTTTTGATGAGGAAAACCTGAAAAAAGCAATGGATGCCCACACAAAAACGGTAAAAGGGGAAAGCCTTCAATTTGAACTCTATTTCAAAAACACTGGAATAGTATGTGAATATAGAAATTTTCATCTGAGAGATGGGAAAGGAAATATTATCAGGACTATAGGTATTGCAAGGGATATTACCGACCGGAAGAAGGCTGAGGAGGAATTGAAAAAATATAAAATACTCTTCACCGAAATAAGAGACCTTGCCTATATTTGCGATACAAAGGGAAACATTTTATTTGTAAATAAGATATTTGAAAAACTTACCGGACACAAATCTGAAAAATTTCTTGGGAAACCCTTCTCGCCTCTTTTTGACGAAAAAAACCTGAAAAATGCGTTGGATGTCTATACAAGAACAGTAAAAGGGGAAAGTCCGCAATTTGAACTTTCTTTTAAAGATACCGGAATAGTGTGTGAATATAAAAATCTTCCATTGAGAGATGAGCAAGGAAATATCGTTGGGGTTATAGGTGTTGCCAGAGATGTTACAGAACGTAAGCGGGCGGAAAAGGCGTTACATGAATCTCATGAACGGCTTACCTCAATTTTGGATAGTTTGAATGCATTGGTGTATGTTGCGGATATGAAAACCTACGAAATCCTTTATGCAAACAAGTGTTTACGGGATATTTTTGGAGATGTAACAGGTAAAATCTGCTGGCAGACATTTCAGGCGAATCAGCCGCATCAGTGTGGTTTTTGTACCAATGATAAACTTTTAGATGCGAATGGAAATCCTGCAGGTATATATTCCTGGGAATTTCAGAATACCGTTAATGGCCGATGGTACACCATTTCCAACAAAGCGATAAAGTGGATAGATGACCGCATTGTTCGGCTTGAAATTGCAACAGATATAACTACACACAAGCATGTTGAAGAGGCGCTGCGGGAAGCAAACCAAACTCTTCAGGCGTTAATTCAGGCTTCACCTTTGGCTATTATTGCGCGCGATCCACAGGGAAATGTTACAATGTGGAATCTGGCTGCCGAACGCATGTTTGGCTGGAGCAAACAAGAAGTACTTGGCCATATTCTTCCTTATGTTCCCGAAGACAGGCAAGAAGAGTTCAGTGCATTGCGTGAAAAAATATTGAAAGGAGAGTCGTTTACGGGGATAGAGGTGCGCGGACGAAGACGGAATGACTCTCCGATTGACATTGGAATCTCTGCAGCACCTCTACGTAATGGGCAAGGTAATGTCTGTGGTATCATGGAAGTTGTTGCTGATATCACGGAGCACAAACGAACAATGGCTATTGATGCCTTGCTTCACGAAATCGATCAACTTGTATTACAGGGACAAACGCTGGATTTCATCCTGCCTTATGTATGTACACATCTTGTTGATATTTTTGTCTATCCCCTCATCTGGATCGGCATGAAGGAGCCTGATGGTACCGTTAGTATTTCTGCAAAAGCCGGTACCCATACGAACTATCTTCATGGGCTTAAGGTGCTCTGGGATAATACACCTGATGGCTATTGCACAATGGGCCTGTCTATTCGCAGTAAAAAGACACAGACCAGCAGCAACACACAGGAGCCTGCAATTAAACGATGTCTGGAATGCGCTTCCAGATATGGATTTCAGTCATTTGCCGCTGTTCCCTTGCTCGTTAATGACAAGATACTCGGCATACTAAGCCTGTATGACCTGAAACCCAATGCCTTTGATAGGGAAACCATTCGAATACTTGAAAATCTGGCCGCACGCATTAGTGTGACCTTGTTGATAGCGATGGATCAGCAGCAGTTGCGACTGCAAGGCATCGCCATGGAGTCGGTAGCTAACGCCGTATTTATTACCGACTGCGATGGGTGCATCAAGTGGGTCAATAGCGCATTTACCATGCTCAGCGGATATACTGCGGGGGAGGTCAGTGGCAAAACGCCGCGGCTGTTCAAATCAGGCAAGCATGATTCCTCATTCTATCAGCAGGTATGGCAGACCATACTTACAGGAAAAGTCTGGCGTGGCGAAATTGTCAATCGCCGAAAAGACGGCGATCTTTATACGGTAAACCAGACGATTACCCCGCTTCCGGATGCCCAGGGAAAGGTATGCCATTTTGTTGCCATACATGAGGATATCTCCGAAAAAAAGGAGGCAGAAGAACGCATTCTCTATATGGCCCATTACGATGCATTAACAAATCTGCCCAACCGCATCCTGTTTCGCGATCATCTGGAACTGGAACTGGCCCATGCACACCGCAGTGGACGGATGGTTGCGGTTATGTTCCTCGATTTGGACCGGTTTAAAATTATTAACGATACGCTGGGACATGCCTTTGGTGACCAGTTGCTGAGGGCGGTCGCAGAACGCCTGAGGGCTTGTGTCCGTGAGGGCGATACCGTGTCACGCCTGGGTGGCGATGAATTTACGTTTATTATTCCCGATATTGCCAACTCGCAGGATACCGTCCTTATTGCGCAGAAGATTCTCAACGCAATGTCCCGTTCCTTTCAGGTCGAAGGCCACGAAGTACACGTAACTCCCAGCATAGGCATTGCTCTGTATCCATCAGATGCAGACGACGCAGGCAGTTTGATCAAAAAGGCCGATACTGCCATGTACCATGCAAAAGAACACGGCAAAAATACCTTTCAGTTCTACAGGGATGACATGAATGTCAGTAATTTTGAAAGGTTAACGCTGGAAAATGGCTTGCGAAAGGCGCTGGAAAAGGGAGAGTTGTTAGTATATTACCAGCCGCTGATAGACCAAAACACGGGACAAATCATCAGCATGGAGGCCCTGGCGCGCTGGCAGCATCCAGACCTTGGCATGATCTACCCTACCAAATTTATCCCCATTGCGGAAGAAACAGGACTGATTGTACCCATTGGCGAATGGGTACTGATGAAGGCTTGTGCCCAAACCAGGACATGGCATGATGCAGGGTTTCACACGCTCCGTGTCACGGTAAACCTCTCAGCGCGTCAATTTAAGCAACAAAATCTCGTAAGCACGATCATACAAGTATTACAAAAGACAGGCCTTGATCCACACTATCTTGAACTGGAACTCACGGAGGGGATTGTCATGCAAAATGACGTGGCAATCCTGTTGGCGCTCCGTGAGCTAAAGGCGCTGGGAATACTCCTCTCTATTGATGATTTTGGCACCCAATATTCTTCTCTGAGCTACCTGAAACGATTTCCCATAGATACACTCAAGATTGACCGTTCTTTTGTACACGATATTACCACAAACCCCGATGATGCGGCGATTGTCACCGCCATCATTGCTATCGCAGAAAGCCTTAAACTGAAGGTAGTCGCCGAGGGCGTCGAAAACAAAGAACAAGCTGCCTTTTTGCATAAACTGCGGTGTGACAATATCCAGGGATATGTCTACAGCCATCCTCTGCCAGCCGGTGATGTTGAACACTTACTGCAAAAAGGGTATAACGCTGAATATCAAAATAGGTAA
- a CDS encoding XRE family transcriptional regulator: MEKKNVVGSNIRKFRLKGGITQEELALMSGLSQGYINQLESGKRNYTQKSLELIANALSMPIIEFFREENEDIPIVSEKEISYLKKRSYKKNFIQILNDLPEHIVEHYLILLKLERELLMKGKGNILQKKDL; encoded by the coding sequence ATGGAGAAAAAGAATGTCGTTGGAAGCAATATAAGAAAATTTAGATTAAAGGGCGGAATTACTCAGGAAGAACTTGCCCTGATGAGTGGACTATCACAGGGTTATATAAACCAACTGGAGAGTGGCAAGAGAAACTATACGCAAAAGTCATTGGAGCTTATTGCAAACGCCTTATCAATGCCAATAATCGAGTTCTTCAGAGAAGAAAATGAAGATATTCCCATTGTTTCAGAAAAGGAAATCAGTTACCTAAAGAAAAGGTCATACAAAAAAAACTTTATACAAATTTTGAATGATTTGCCAGAACACATCGTTGAACACTATCTCATCCTTTTGAAATTAGAAAGAGAACTGCTGATGAAGGGTAAAGGAAATATATTGCAAAAAAAGGACTTATAA
- a CDS encoding PAS domain S-box protein: MNFFEEHYHSIFKRISSFAYDFRVESNGTLICECVTASFVHITGYTFEETNTCDCWLNLIHPDDISIFAEHLDCLLSGQSDIREFRIITKGGEIRWLRNYAHPSWRKTQGRVIRIYGTAQDITKQMQHEDRIKEPESGYYTLLETANATVEVKI; this comes from the coding sequence ATGAATTTTTTTGAAGAACATTATCATTCCATCTTTAAGCGTATCTCCAGCTTTGCATATGACTTCCGGGTCGAATCCAACGGTACCCTTATATGTGAATGTGTTACCGCCTCCTTTGTACATATTACCGGATATACTTTTGAGGAAACAAATACCTGTGATTGCTGGCTTAATCTCATTCATCCCGATGATATTTCCATCTTTGCTGAACACCTTGATTGTTTGTTATCTGGTCAGTCGGATATAAGGGAATTTCGTATTATTACGAAAGGTGGTGAAATCCGATGGTTACGCAATTATGCCCATCCGTCATGGAGAAAGACACAAGGCCGCGTCATTCGTATCTATGGCACAGCCCAGGATATCACAAAACAGATGCAACATGAGGATCGCATTAAGGAACCTGAATCAGGGTATTACACGTTGCTCGAAACTGCAAATGCTACCGTAGAAGTAAAAATATAA
- a CDS encoding ABC transporter permease, which yields MYERIKRMLVKEFIQIFRDPKMKGMIFLTPIIQVLVFGYAVTTDVKHVTTAVYDLDNSVASRELVGRFVKSGYFDIVKYITNEDHDRRLIDRGKARVVLRMNKGFEDDLRAGRTAQLQVIVDGTDSNTAGVVLDYSARIVRQFSQKILITRFTRIKGPAQKPARVEMQTRSWFNENLESRNFYVPGVIAIIVMLITLMLTSMAVVREKEIGTMEQIMVTPITQTEFILGKTVPFAIIGIADVIVITLIGIFWFGVPIRGNLFILFIATALYLMTTLGIGLFISTVSKTQQEAMMSVFFFYFPAVLLSGFMFPIANMPVVVQWLTCLNPLRYFLVIIRGIFLKGVGPGILWPQMAALAVMGLATLWLASRRFRKTLA from the coding sequence ATGTACGAACGCATCAAACGTATGCTCGTCAAAGAATTCATCCAGATATTCCGCGACCCGAAGATGAAGGGTATGATCTTCCTGACACCCATCATTCAGGTGCTTGTTTTCGGCTATGCCGTGACGACCGACGTCAAACACGTCACCACAGCGGTCTATGACCTGGACAACAGCGTGGCCAGTCGCGAGCTTGTGGGCCGATTCGTGAAGTCAGGCTATTTCGACATCGTGAAATATATAACCAACGAAGACCATGACCGTAGGTTAATTGACCGGGGTAAAGCCCGGGTTGTCCTTCGCATGAACAAGGGTTTTGAAGACGACCTGCGGGCCGGGCGGACAGCACAGCTTCAGGTGATCGTAGATGGAACCGACTCTAATACGGCAGGGGTCGTGCTTGATTACAGCGCCAGGATCGTCAGGCAATTCTCGCAAAAGATTTTGATTACAAGATTCACCCGGATAAAAGGCCCAGCCCAGAAACCCGCACGTGTGGAGATGCAAACGCGCTCCTGGTTTAACGAAAACCTTGAGAGCCGCAACTTTTACGTGCCGGGTGTAATCGCCATTATCGTAATGCTCATCACCCTGATGCTTACCAGCATGGCGGTTGTACGTGAGAAGGAGATCGGCACGATGGAACAAATTATGGTCACTCCGATCACACAGACGGAGTTCATACTCGGCAAGACCGTGCCCTTTGCTATAATAGGTATCGCTGATGTAATCGTGATTACCCTGATTGGGATATTCTGGTTTGGGGTGCCGATCAGGGGAAATCTTTTCATACTCTTCATTGCCACAGCCCTCTATCTGATGACAACACTGGGTATAGGACTCTTCATTTCAACGGTCAGTAAAACCCAGCAGGAGGCTATGATGAGTGTCTTCTTCTTCTATTTCCCCGCGGTGCTCCTTTCGGGATTCATGTTTCCCATTGCCAATATGCCGGTAGTCGTCCAGTGGCTCACCTGCTTGAATCCATTGCGGTACTTCCTGGTGATCATCCGCGGCATCTTCCTCAAGGGAGTGGGGCCAGGCATTCTCTGGCCGCAAATGGCAGCGCTGGCCGTGATGGGCCTAGCCACATTATGGCTGGCATCGAGAAGATTTCGAAAGACCCTTGCATAA
- a CDS encoding ABC transporter permease, with protein MKLFRISAIVRKEFIHIVRDPRSLGMAIAIPMLLLVLFGYALTLDVDEVPMVVWDQSESQVSREFISRFEGSHYFSLKGYARNYQELEQAIDSGRAFVSLIIPTDFARRIESGRLVPVQLIVDGSDSNTATIAIGYVDAVAQTYSQDVAIREIQRIGGRTLHPPVDIQTRAWFNADMESKNYIIPGLIAVIMMVIAALLTSLTVAREWERGTMEQLISTPVKSQELILGKLIPYFAIGMFDVLLAVLMGEYLFNVPLRGNVCLLFGMAAVFLAGALSLGMAISILTKSQLLASQLAMVLTFLPSFLLSDFMYAVSNMPKAIQIITYAIPARYFVTILKGIYLKGVGLEILALEAGLLTIFGVAMMVLANVKFKKRLM; from the coding sequence GTGAAGCTATTTCGAATCTCGGCAATTGTCCGCAAGGAATTCATCCATATCGTTCGTGACCCGAGGAGCCTTGGTATGGCCATTGCCATTCCAATGCTCCTATTAGTGCTTTTTGGCTATGCCTTGACACTTGATGTGGATGAAGTGCCCATGGTAGTTTGGGATCAGAGCGAATCCCAGGTAAGCAGGGAGTTCATCAGTCGCTTCGAAGGGTCTCACTACTTCTCCCTTAAGGGATATGCACGCAACTACCAGGAGTTGGAACAGGCCATCGATTCTGGCCGGGCCTTTGTGTCCCTCATAATTCCGACAGATTTTGCCAGGCGCATCGAGTCCGGGCGGTTGGTGCCCGTCCAGTTGATTGTAGACGGGAGCGACTCCAACACAGCCACTATTGCTATTGGGTATGTTGATGCGGTTGCCCAGACCTACTCACAGGACGTCGCCATTCGCGAGATTCAGCGGATCGGCGGACGCACGCTTCATCCACCGGTTGATATCCAGACCCGCGCCTGGTTCAATGCCGATATGGAATCGAAAAACTATATCATCCCCGGCCTTATCGCTGTGATTATGATGGTAATTGCCGCACTCCTTACCTCACTGACCGTGGCCCGTGAGTGGGAACGAGGCACAATGGAGCAGCTTATCTCCACGCCGGTAAAGAGCCAGGAATTGATCCTTGGAAAGCTTATACCTTACTTCGCCATAGGCATGTTTGATGTGCTATTGGCAGTGCTCATGGGAGAATATCTCTTTAACGTTCCGCTTCGCGGTAATGTTTGCTTGCTTTTTGGCATGGCGGCGGTCTTCCTGGCCGGGGCATTGTCGTTGGGCATGGCGATCAGCATACTTACCAAAAGCCAACTTCTGGCAAGCCAGTTGGCGATGGTGCTGACATTTTTACCGTCGTTCCTGCTGTCAGACTTTATGTATGCGGTCAGTAACATGCCGAAGGCAATCCAAATAATCACCTATGCGATTCCGGCAAGATATTTTGTGACCATATTAAAAGGCATCTATCTGAAAGGTGTGGGATTGGAGATTCTCGCCCTTGAGGCAGGGCTCCTGACCATTTTTGGCGTCGCCATGATGGTTTTGGCGAATGTGAAATTCAAGAAAAGGTTGATGTAA
- a CDS encoding ABC transporter ATP-binding protein — translation METKNTKAVIVKSLEKRFGSFIAVNRVSFEVDRGEIFGFLGPNGAGKSTTIRMLCGILAPTGGTGTVAGFDVRTEPEKIKSHIGYMSQKFSLYEDLTVEENIDFYSGIYRIAPEKKRERKEWVIEMAGLREHRHSRTAILSGGWKQRLSLGCAILHEPPVIFLDEPTSGVDPISRRQFWDLIYELSGRGVTVFVTTHYMEEAEYCNRVGLIYRGELIACGTPEMLKTELMQEDVLEVLCERPQDVMDEIKKVDGIKDVALFGKGLHIVAEDGEAAASAVHRFFDERGYRIVHVGKIVPSLEDVFVSLIEARDRAEQPQKEV, via the coding sequence ATGGAAACCAAAAACACCAAAGCGGTCATTGTGAAGAGCCTGGAGAAGCGGTTCGGTAGTTTCATTGCCGTAAATCGTGTCAGCTTCGAAGTAGACAGGGGTGAAATATTTGGCTTCCTTGGACCTAATGGTGCCGGTAAATCCACAACAATCCGTATGCTCTGCGGCATTCTTGCACCAACCGGTGGTACAGGGACGGTAGCAGGATTCGATGTCCGCACCGAACCAGAAAAGATCAAGAGCCATATTGGTTACATGAGTCAAAAGTTTTCACTCTATGAGGACCTGACCGTTGAGGAAAACATTGACTTTTACAGTGGTATCTATCGCATCGCCCCGGAAAAGAAGAGGGAACGGAAAGAGTGGGTGATCGAGATGGCCGGTCTCAGGGAGCATCGTCACTCCCGGACGGCCATTCTATCGGGCGGATGGAAGCAGCGGTTGTCACTTGGTTGTGCGATTCTCCACGAACCGCCTGTTATCTTTCTCGACGAGCCGACATCAGGAGTAGACCCCATCAGCCGACGCCAGTTCTGGGACCTGATCTACGAACTTTCCGGCAGGGGTGTTACGGTGTTTGTCACTACTCATTATATGGAAGAGGCCGAGTACTGTAACAGGGTGGGTCTTATCTATCGCGGCGAATTGATTGCCTGTGGAACCCCGGAGATGCTCAAGACAGAACTTATGCAGGAGGATGTCCTGGAAGTCCTGTGTGAGCGACCTCAGGATGTAATGGATGAAATAAAAAAGGTTGACGGTATCAAAGATGTTGCCCTGTTCGGTAAGGGACTTCACATCGTAGCTGAGGATGGCGAAGCTGCTGCTTCTGCGGTCCACCGTTTCTTTGACGAAAGAGGTTACCGGATTGTACATGTCGGGAAGATTGTTCCCTCTCTTGAAGACGTATTTGTTTCCCTTATTGAGGCGCGTGACCGGGCGGAACAACCTCAAAAGGAGGTATAA
- a CDS encoding transposase — MTYDPKLHHRRSLRLKEYDYSRNGAYFITVRSYDKKCIFGNILIESVELTRLGKIVNDFWYEIPNHFKNVQLDTFIVMPNHIHGIIIINDDCMDAVSTSPSNMNVNNGRGGVSPRPQSEYTLPIHEINGRGKTPLKWKRTLSQIIGYYKYQTTKIINQLNKTPGNHVWQRNYYDHIIRNVDDFNKIREYIIQNPLKWALDRENPENRQ, encoded by the coding sequence ATGACATACGATCCAAAACTACACCATAGACGTTCGCTACGATTAAAGGAATATGATTATTCCCGTAACGGCGCCTATTTTATAACCGTTCGCTCCTATGACAAAAAATGTATTTTTGGAAATATCCTGATAGAATCTGTGGAATTGACCCGGTTAGGTAAAATAGTAAACGATTTCTGGTATGAAATACCCAATCATTTTAAAAATGTCCAATTAGATACATTTATCGTCATGCCCAACCATATCCACGGAATAATCATAATCAACGATGATTGCATGGACGCCGTTTCAACATCCCCATCGAATATGAATGTAAACAATGGTAGGGGCGGGGTGTCTCCCCGCCCCCAATCTGAATACACCTTGCCCATACATGAAATTAATGGTAGGGGCAAAACCCCACTCAAATGGAAACGCACATTAAGTCAAATTATCGGATATTACAAATACCAAACAACCAAAATAATAAATCAGTTGAACAAAACACCGGGAAACCACGTATGGCAAAGGAATTATTACGATCACATCATCAGAAATGTTGATGATTTCAATAAAATTCGGGAATATATTATCCAGAACCCATTAAAATGGGCATTAGACCGTGAAAATCCAGAAAACAGGCAATAA
- a CDS encoding ABC transporter ATP-binding protein, with protein sequence MDAIRIEALTKSFNDLSAVNNLTLTVAEGEIFGLVGPDGAGKTTTMRLLSAIMEPTSGDAWVAGHHIVKEAEEIKEEIGYMSQRFGLYPDLTVMENIHFYADIYGVPRKDRGEKIDRLLAFSNLTPFRKRLAGNLSGGMKQKLGLVCALIHTPRVLFLDEPINGVDPVSRRDFWRILYQLLREKVTIFVSTAYLDEAERCNRVGLIHKGKLLACGTPDEVKELMQGTILEIRSPEPRKAASLLRDRLEADSVGLFGDRIHAVTRNPEKTALQVEEILVGASLKLVEVRIVEPTLEDVFVSVLARE encoded by the coding sequence ATGGATGCTATAAGAATCGAAGCCCTCACGAAATCTTTTAACGATCTGAGCGCCGTTAACAACCTTACGCTAACAGTAGCCGAGGGGGAGATATTTGGCCTCGTTGGCCCTGACGGTGCCGGAAAAACGACTACCATGCGGCTTCTGAGTGCGATCATGGAACCAACGTCAGGTGATGCCTGGGTTGCCGGTCATCATATCGTGAAAGAGGCAGAGGAGATCAAGGAGGAAATCGGTTACATGAGTCAGAGATTTGGTTTATATCCGGATCTCACGGTAATGGAAAATATTCATTTTTATGCGGACATCTACGGCGTACCTCGCAAGGACCGTGGAGAGAAGATTGACCGACTCCTCGCCTTCAGCAACCTGACACCCTTCAGGAAACGTTTGGCAGGAAATCTGTCGGGTGGAATGAAACAGAAGCTTGGCCTGGTCTGTGCGCTGATTCATACCCCCAGAGTGCTTTTTCTGGACGAGCCGATTAACGGCGTGGATCCGGTTTCCCGACGTGACTTCTGGCGTATCCTGTATCAATTGCTCCGTGAGAAGGTCACGATTTTTGTGTCGACTGCTTACCTCGACGAGGCCGAGCGTTGCAACAGGGTAGGACTCATCCATAAGGGCAAACTGCTCGCCTGCGGGACGCCGGACGAAGTAAAAGAGCTCATGCAAGGGACAATCCTCGAGATTCGTTCCCCGGAGCCGCGCAAGGCCGCGTCATTGCTGCGGGATCGGCTAGAGGCCGATTCGGTAGGTCTTTTCGGAGACCGGATTCACGCCGTGACCCGGAATCCGGAAAAGACCGCGTTGCAGGTGGAAGAGATCCTCGTCGGAGCCAGCCTTAAACTTGTTGAGGTTCGGATTGTGGAACCGACACTCGAGGATGTCTTTGTCTCAGTCCTCGCCAGGGAATAA